The Glycine max cultivar Williams 82 chromosome 12, Glycine_max_v4.0, whole genome shotgun sequence genome window below encodes:
- the LOC100785646 gene encoding protein SAWADEE HOMEODOMAIN HOMOLOG 2 isoform X2, whose translation MGRPPSNGGPAFRFTQPEVAEMEAILQEHNNAMPSRDVLTTLAEKFSESQDRKGKIAVQMKQVWNWFQNKRYAIRAKSSKTPGKLNITPMPRDDYNSTPIRSMPQQPTAAPIPAASATVPTAVKATPENSVLEFEAKSGRDGAWYDVATFLSHRYLETSDPEVLVRFAGFGPEEDEWINIRKHVRPRSLPCESSECVVVIPGDLILCFQEGKEQALYFDAHVLDAQRRRHDVRGCRCRFLVRYDHDQSEEIVPLRKICRRPETDYRLQQLHAVNEAAPMDQQKTGMDPAANVNAVRATTTETAANVNAVRATTTETVPKQLIAANIHMETVPVVQTNVPQPPQSMDMGVDQKKAETNTDVQAGNSIITPGSVLTNIITTSGVPKVSSQTQNMVE comes from the exons ATGGGTCGTCCACCGAGTAATGGGGGCCCAGCCTTTCGCTTCACTCAGCCTGAG GTAGCAGAGATGGAAGCTATTCTTCAAGAACATAACAATGCAATGCCATCACGTGATGTTCTTACAACTCTTGCAGAGAAGTTCAG tgAATCACAAGATCGTAAAGGCAAGATTGCAGTGCAGATGAAGCAA GTTTGGAATTGGTTTCAAAATAAGCGGTATGCGATAAGAGCAAAATCAAGTAAGACTCCTGGGAAGTTAAATATTACACCTATGCCTCGGGATGATTACAATTCAACCCCAATAAGGAGTATGCCTCAACAACCAACAGCTGCTCCAATTCCCGCTGCTTCTGCTACAG TTCCAACAGCAGTAAAAGCAACTCCAGAAAATTCAGTTTTGGAATTTGAAGCTAAATCTGGAAGGGATGGAGCATG GTATGATGTGGCTACCTTTCTATCACACAGATATTTAGAAACAAGTGATCCG GAAGTGCTGGTACGATTTGCTGGTTTTGGACCTGAGGAAGATGAGTGGATTAACATTCGAAAGCATGTCAGGCCACGCTCTTTGCCTTGTGAATCATCAGAATGCGTTGTAGTCATCCCTGGCGATCTCATACTTTGTTTTCAG GAAGGTAAGGAGCAAGCCCTTTACTTTGATGCCCATGTCCTTGATGCTCAAAGACGAAGGCATGATGTACGAGGCTGCCGTTGTAGATTTCTGGTTCGTTATGATCATGATCAGTCAGAg GAAATCGTGCCGCTTAGGAAGATTTGTCGCCGGCCCGAAACCGATTATCGATTACAGCAACTTCATGCTGTGAATGAGGCAGCACCTATGGATCAGCAGAAAACTGGGATGGATCCAGCAGCAAATGTTAATGCCGTAAGGGCTACTACTACTGAAACAGCAGCAAATGTTAATGCCGTAAGGGCCACTACTACTGAAACAGTGCCGAAGCAGCTGATTGCAGCAAACATTCATATGGAGACAGTTCCAGTTGTGCAAACAAATgttcctcaacctccacaaAGTATGGATATGGGTGTGGATCAAAAGAAAGCTGAAACAAATACTGATGTTCAAGCAGGAAATTCCATCATCACCCCAGGCAGTGTCCTTACTAACATCATTACTACAAGCGGTGTTCCTAAAGTCTCTAGTCAGACTCAGAACATGGTTGAATGA
- the LOC100785646 gene encoding protein SAWADEE HOMEODOMAIN HOMOLOG 2 isoform X1 codes for MAHFSKLKTWQHRTPNPIEAKASGLIQSLTSLKDLNYQNIDFELDNKVAEMEAILQEHNNAMPSRDVLTTLAEKFSESQDRKGKIAVQMKQVWNWFQNKRYAIRAKSSKTPGKLNITPMPRDDYNSTPIRSMPQQPTAAPIPAASATVPTAVKATPENSVLEFEAKSGRDGAWYDVATFLSHRYLETSDPEVLVRFAGFGPEEDEWINIRKHVRPRSLPCESSECVVVIPGDLILCFQEGKEQALYFDAHVLDAQRRRHDVRGCRCRFLVRYDHDQSEEIVPLRKICRRPETDYRLQQLHAVNEAAPMDQQKTGMDPAANVNAVRATTTETAANVNAVRATTTETVPKQLIAANIHMETVPVVQTNVPQPPQSMDMGVDQKKAETNTDVQAGNSIITPGSVLTNIITTSGVPKVSSQTQNMVE; via the exons ATGGCTCATTTCTCCAAGCTCAAAACATGGCAACATCGAACTCCAAACCCGATTGAGGCAAAAGCATCGGGTCTAATCCAATCTCTGACTTCGTTGAAGGATCTAAATTACCAGAACATTGATTTTGAGCTTGACAACAAG GTAGCAGAGATGGAAGCTATTCTTCAAGAACATAACAATGCAATGCCATCACGTGATGTTCTTACAACTCTTGCAGAGAAGTTCAG tgAATCACAAGATCGTAAAGGCAAGATTGCAGTGCAGATGAAGCAA GTTTGGAATTGGTTTCAAAATAAGCGGTATGCGATAAGAGCAAAATCAAGTAAGACTCCTGGGAAGTTAAATATTACACCTATGCCTCGGGATGATTACAATTCAACCCCAATAAGGAGTATGCCTCAACAACCAACAGCTGCTCCAATTCCCGCTGCTTCTGCTACAG TTCCAACAGCAGTAAAAGCAACTCCAGAAAATTCAGTTTTGGAATTTGAAGCTAAATCTGGAAGGGATGGAGCATG GTATGATGTGGCTACCTTTCTATCACACAGATATTTAGAAACAAGTGATCCG GAAGTGCTGGTACGATTTGCTGGTTTTGGACCTGAGGAAGATGAGTGGATTAACATTCGAAAGCATGTCAGGCCACGCTCTTTGCCTTGTGAATCATCAGAATGCGTTGTAGTCATCCCTGGCGATCTCATACTTTGTTTTCAG GAAGGTAAGGAGCAAGCCCTTTACTTTGATGCCCATGTCCTTGATGCTCAAAGACGAAGGCATGATGTACGAGGCTGCCGTTGTAGATTTCTGGTTCGTTATGATCATGATCAGTCAGAg GAAATCGTGCCGCTTAGGAAGATTTGTCGCCGGCCCGAAACCGATTATCGATTACAGCAACTTCATGCTGTGAATGAGGCAGCACCTATGGATCAGCAGAAAACTGGGATGGATCCAGCAGCAAATGTTAATGCCGTAAGGGCTACTACTACTGAAACAGCAGCAAATGTTAATGCCGTAAGGGCCACTACTACTGAAACAGTGCCGAAGCAGCTGATTGCAGCAAACATTCATATGGAGACAGTTCCAGTTGTGCAAACAAATgttcctcaacctccacaaAGTATGGATATGGGTGTGGATCAAAAGAAAGCTGAAACAAATACTGATGTTCAAGCAGGAAATTCCATCATCACCCCAGGCAGTGTCCTTACTAACATCATTACTACAAGCGGTGTTCCTAAAGTCTCTAGTCAGACTCAGAACATGGTTGAATGA